The region CGGCGGCAGGGCGACGCGGCTCCCCAAGCCCGAAGGCGCGCCGGACGGAGCCTACTACGACCCGCGCGAGTACTGCCGACGTATGCTGGGCATGATCGAGCACGTCCGCACGGAGGTCGGAGACGACGTCGAGCTGCTCCACGACATCCACGAGCGGCTCCATCCCAGCGACGCTGTCCAGTTCGCCAAGGACGTCGAGAGGTTCAAGCTCTTCTTTCTCGAAGACCCGCTGGCTCCCGAAGACCTCGAATGGTTCCAGAGCATCCGCCAGCAGTGCGCGACGCCCATCGCGATGGGCGAGCTCTTCAACAACCCGCGCGAATGGCAACCGCTCATCGCCGGACGGCTCATCGACTTCCTTCGCATGCACGTGAGCCAGATGGGCGGTCTGACGCCCGCGCGGCATGTCGCGGCGTTCGCCAACTTCTACGCCGTGCGGACGGCGTGGCACGGGCCCGGCGACACGTCGCCCGTCGGACACGCGGCGAATCTGCATCTCGACCTGTGGGCTCCCAACTTCGGGATTCAGGAGTGGTGCCGGTTCCCGGAGCACGTCTACGAGGTGTTCCCCGGCACACCCGAAGTGCGGAACGGCTACATGTACCCTAACGACCGTCCGGGACTCGGAATCGAAGTGAACGAAGAGCTCGCCGCCAAGTTCCCGTGCAAGGACGAGGTCGAGTGGTGGACGCAGACGCGCTTGCCTGACGGCAGCCCAGCGCGTCCGTGACCGCATCCGCAGCCTGCCAGCCCCGCACGGGAGGGCTCTCGTCTGTGCGGTTCTCTGCACTTGACGGATCGCAACACTGTGCCTATGCGCCGTCACTTCGGTACCGCGTACTGCGGCGAGCCGGGAACCAGCGTCGCCTGTCCTTCCCAACTCATAGGAGAGCCACCATGTCGAAGGAAGCCACACCACAGGACCGCATCGAGATCGTCTGCGTCATCGACCGCTCCGGGTCGATGGAGGCGACCAAATCGGACGCCATCGGGAGCTTCAACGGATTCCTCAAGAAGCAGAAGGCGCTCCCCGGAGAGGCGAACATGACGATCGCCTTGTTCAACCACCTCTACACGCTGCTGGCGACGAACGTTCCGGTGGCGCAGGTCTCCGAGTTCACGGAGGACACTTACGTCCCCGACGGGATGACCGCGCTGCTGGACGCCGTCGGGCTGACCATCGAGGCGGTGAGCGCGCGGCATGCAGGGCTGCCCGAGGCGGACAAGCCGTCGGTC is a window of Candidatus Poribacteria bacterium DNA encoding:
- a CDS encoding starvation-sensing protein RspA; this translates as MAAVTIQDVQTITTQPAGSRLVVVKIITSEPGLYGLGCATFTQRYHAVVAAIEHHLKPFLIGRDVSRIEELWQMAMVHGYWRNGPVLSNAISGADQALWDIQGKRAGMPVYQLLGGKCREGAAVYGHADGGSPQQVAENVRRYMEQGYRYIRVQMGGYGGRATRLPKPEGAPDGAYYDPREYCRRMLGMIEHVRTEVGDDVELLHDIHERLHPSDAVQFAKDVERFKLFFLEDPLAPEDLEWFQSIRQQCATPIAMGELFNNPREWQPLIAGRLIDFLRMHVSQMGGLTPARHVAAFANFYAVRTAWHGPGDTSPVGHAANLHLDLWAPNFGIQEWCRFPEHVYEVFPGTPEVRNGYMYPNDRPGLGIEVNEELAAKFPCKDEVEWWTQTRLPDGSPARP
- a CDS encoding VWA domain-containing protein; the protein is MSKEATPQDRIEIVCVIDRSGSMEATKSDAIGSFNGFLKKQKALPGEANMTIALFNHLYTLLATNVPVAQVSEFTEDTYVPDGMTALLDAVGLTIEAVSARHAGLPEADKPSVIFAILTDGMENSSRRFSKGDIADMIGRMERDEAWEFIYLGVGMEAIHEAHAMGVHHARAYQSREAYVEGWTTDMNAAVSAMRMAPPRRRRSD